The Candidatus Cloacimonadota bacterium genome window below encodes:
- a CDS encoding amidase, with protein sequence MYYSPISLKNLAHDLRSGKLPLSDYIEQTLRRMEEIEPIIHSFIPEEKRDIRLLFEAKALLERYPDPYERPPLFGVLVGVKDIINVDRLQTLAGSKLPPEVFQGEEADIVTILKSAGAIILGKTVCTEFAYFQPGETTNPHNPKHTPGGSSSGSAAAVAAGISPLTVGTQTIASVIRPAAYCGVVGFKPSYGRVSMCGVFPLAKSADHLGFFTADVESMKLVVRSVISNWHKITAKKKPLLAIPASEFLNQAEPATLQSFNRTLKLFTKAGFEIRATTLFKNIELINELHQELLAAEFAVQHHEIFWEHFKLYSEHSKSLYKKGLHIRAEKVKAIREQQLIMRYEVTEKMEEKGIDLLLTPAATRSAPLGLNSTGSPLMSLPWTFAGLPSITIPSDNNRKGLPLGLQLIAPYGEDENLLAYAKVLNEIINCSV encoded by the coding sequence ATGTACTATTCTCCGATATCTTTGAAGAATCTTGCCCATGATCTGAGAAGTGGCAAACTGCCTCTGTCGGATTATATCGAACAGACCTTAAGAAGAATGGAAGAGATTGAGCCGATAATACACTCATTTATACCAGAAGAAAAGAGGGATATTCGACTGCTATTCGAAGCAAAAGCACTTTTAGAGAGATATCCTGATCCCTATGAGAGACCACCTCTTTTTGGCGTTTTAGTTGGAGTTAAAGATATAATAAATGTAGATCGTCTTCAAACTTTAGCAGGGTCAAAACTACCACCGGAAGTTTTTCAAGGAGAAGAGGCAGATATCGTAACTATTTTGAAAAGTGCCGGAGCTATTATTTTAGGTAAAACAGTTTGTACCGAGTTTGCATACTTTCAACCGGGAGAAACGACTAATCCTCATAATCCCAAACATACACCGGGAGGGTCAAGTAGTGGTTCTGCCGCAGCAGTAGCTGCCGGCATATCTCCATTGACGGTTGGTACTCAAACCATTGCATCTGTTATCAGACCTGCTGCCTATTGCGGTGTTGTTGGATTCAAACCGAGTTATGGCAGAGTATCCATGTGCGGAGTTTTTCCGTTAGCTAAATCGGCAGATCATCTTGGCTTTTTTACAGCGGATGTTGAGAGTATGAAGTTAGTGGTCAGATCGGTTATTAGTAATTGGCACAAAATTACTGCTAAGAAAAAACCACTTCTCGCTATTCCCGCTTCTGAATTTCTCAATCAGGCAGAACCGGCTACTCTACAATCATTTAATAGAACTCTCAAACTTTTTACCAAAGCCGGATTTGAGATACGTGCTACGACACTCTTTAAGAATATCGAACTGATCAACGAACTGCATCAAGAATTACTTGCTGCAGAATTTGCTGTGCAACATCATGAAATCTTTTGGGAGCATTTTAAACTCTATTCAGAACATTCTAAAAGTCTATATAAGAAAGGACTTCATATCAGAGCGGAAAAAGTAAAAGCAATACGTGAACAGCAACTCATAATGCGCTACGAGGTTACGGAAAAGATGGAAGAAAAAGGGATAGACCTTTTGTTAACTCCAGCAGCTACACGATCTGCTCCCTTAGGACTAAATTCAACCGGTAGTCCGTTAATGAGTCTTCCCTGGACTTTTGCCGGTTTACCATCAATCACTATTCCTTCAGATAATAACAGAAAAGGGTTACCTTTAGGTCTGCAACTTATCGCTCCTTATGGAGAGGACGAGAATCTTCTTGCCTATGCCAAAGTACTTAACGAGATAATAAATTGCAGCGTATAA
- a CDS encoding T9SS type A sorting domain-containing protein, whose protein sequence is MKKFALFILLSLSLGCIELWSQPVEQYSYNTGGSILYMAIDFPLLSRDARQNYQIVYGPIGLGYSYYGYFPGGHTSYPLIKQPQPAGIHNGGGIYVIYQAAPAQGSAKRISYAYLQDGYIVSGPSLIYLGGAGPDGFPTIDMDMETGDPFVVWHSPYANIDQERVICFSFDQYDLIGIPGLWESASVVIDNPVLGEEYIYPVVKIGPSPNPGMKRVYVVGFNNHEIGNLNPSYNAYLAYVDFSHPSDLSNYSANDWTHYEVPYMRDWAMQGIRAYSDFTVSDSGKVIITGTLYDWGTYNDPNWVEGYSDNDVLFVLVNTNYGEGSSEEDWDLYLQEANIPVENPDDYFTNDVGIPYDNLYLVPFAPRFSAVVTDMETVVFSCIYRLSAGRGDDFFPDQGYVKFLNFSFDTGEFTISDVHPRSDNPSAQPYLPWDPEGDGEWEYDNDGNLIMTYSWPVWTSNEEDFETENYVRVSHKNSDFFVVFQESIYNENNSDIYIMHTRDYGQTWLPDNQHILSTYPESDHYQAELEGIIPAYLYPTQLIEFLDPDTARIHFLFFDYQDYQSNDEDNLAHPVQNRLYSNYPNPFNPITTIRFNLLQTEKVTLSIYNIKGQLVNTLVDDIMTIGEHQVSWDGTDSNNRVVGSGVYFYILTTEDHSEIRKMVLIK, encoded by the coding sequence ATGAAAAAATTTGCTCTTTTCATCCTGCTTTCATTAAGTTTAGGGTGTATTGAATTATGGAGCCAGCCCGTTGAACAGTACAGTTATAATACCGGTGGCTCTATTTTGTATATGGCGATTGATTTCCCATTATTATCAAGGGATGCTCGCCAAAATTATCAAATTGTTTATGGTCCCATCGGCTTGGGATATTCCTATTATGGTTATTTCCCGGGAGGACACACTTCTTATCCGCTCATAAAACAACCACAACCTGCAGGAATTCACAATGGTGGCGGAATATATGTTATTTATCAAGCAGCCCCTGCACAAGGCAGTGCTAAAAGAATCAGCTATGCATATCTACAAGATGGCTATATAGTTTCTGGTCCTTCTTTGATATATCTTGGCGGTGCAGGACCTGATGGGTTTCCTACCATAGATATGGATATGGAAACCGGAGATCCATTTGTTGTCTGGCATAGCCCTTATGCTAATATTGATCAGGAGAGAGTAATCTGTTTCTCTTTCGATCAATATGACCTGATCGGGATTCCTGGTTTATGGGAAAGTGCCTCTGTTGTCATTGATAATCCGGTTCTTGGTGAAGAATATATCTATCCTGTCGTCAAGATCGGTCCTTCACCCAATCCCGGAATGAAAAGAGTCTATGTTGTGGGCTTTAATAACCATGAGATAGGAAACCTAAACCCCAGTTATAACGCTTATCTCGCTTATGTAGATTTTTCTCATCCCAGTGACTTGTCAAACTACAGTGCAAATGATTGGACTCATTATGAAGTCCCCTACATGCGTGATTGGGCAATGCAGGGTATTAGGGCTTATAGTGATTTCACTGTCTCTGATTCGGGCAAGGTTATTATCACAGGTACTCTTTATGATTGGGGTACTTATAATGATCCTAATTGGGTTGAAGGTTACAGTGATAATGATGTCCTATTTGTACTGGTAAACACGAATTATGGTGAAGGAAGTTCAGAAGAAGATTGGGATTTGTATCTGCAGGAAGCTAACATACCTGTTGAAAATCCTGATGATTATTTCACTAATGATGTTGGTATTCCTTATGATAATTTGTATCTGGTTCCATTTGCTCCACGATTTAGTGCTGTTGTAACCGATATGGAAACTGTAGTTTTTAGCTGCATATACCGTCTATCAGCTGGACGAGGTGATGATTTCTTTCCTGATCAGGGATATGTGAAATTTCTCAACTTCTCATTCGACACAGGAGAATTCACAATATCAGATGTACATCCCCGTAGTGATAACCCCTCTGCTCAACCTTATCTGCCTTGGGATCCGGAAGGAGATGGAGAATGGGAATATGATAACGATGGTAACTTAATAATGACCTACTCATGGCCTGTCTGGACATCTAATGAGGAAGATTTTGAGACTGAGAATTATGTCCGTGTATCTCATAAGAATAGTGATTTTTTTGTGGTCTTTCAAGAGAGTATCTATAATGAAAATAACTCTGATATTTACATTATGCATACCAGAGATTACGGACAAACATGGTTACCTGATAACCAGCATATTTTAAGCACTTATCCTGAAAGCGATCATTATCAAGCGGAATTAGAGGGTATAATACCGGCATATCTTTACCCGACACAGCTAATAGAATTTCTCGACCCGGATACAGCTAGAATTCACTTTCTGTTTTTTGATTATCAGGATTATCAGAGTAATGATGAAGATAATTTAGCACATCCTGTACAAAACAGACTCTACTCTAATTATCCCAATCCTTTCAACCCAATAACTACTATCCGTTTCAATCTGCTCCAAACTGAAAAAGTTACTCTGTCAATCTATAATATCAAAGGGCAACTCGTCAACACACTGGTAGATGACATTATGACCATCGGTGAACATCAAGTATCCTGGGATGGAACAGATAGCAATAACAGAGTTGTTGGTAGTGGAGTCTATTTCTATATATTAACTACAGAAGATCATTCAGAAATAAGGAAGATGGTGTTGATCAAATAG